From the genome of Pseudomonas sp. Teo4, one region includes:
- a CDS encoding AAA family ATPase, protein MSKILDFEIKNYKGIVSTSIELSGRSDTPIVMLIGLNESGKTTILEAISQFVSSDQSVSSLYTFSPRTTKNLPSFLPVRRAHSRARFR, encoded by the coding sequence ATGTCGAAAATCCTCGATTTTGAGATTAAGAACTACAAGGGCATTGTCAGTACGAGCATAGAGCTCTCAGGGCGAAGCGACACGCCGATCGTTATGCTCATTGGATTGAACGAGAGTGGTAAAACGACCATTCTTGAAGCGATTTCGCAATTTGTGAGCAGTGACCAATCGGTTTCGAGCCTTTATACATTCAGCCCGAGAACAACGAAGAATTTACCTTCATTCCTGCCAGTCAGAAGGGCTCATTCAAGGGC
- a CDS encoding helix-turn-helix domain-containing protein, giving the protein MTNLVQLRTAAEFGAAVRKIRKQQSIIQTDLASILGKSHVLLRDIETGKGTVALASVLQVLNELGIRIYADLPE; this is encoded by the coding sequence ATGACGAATCTTGTACAGCTCCGCACCGCCGCAGAATTCGGCGCTGCAGTTCGAAAAATACGAAAACAGCAGTCGATCATACAAACAGACCTTGCCAGCATACTAGGCAAGAGTCATGTGCTGCTGAGAGACATCGAGACCGGCAAAGGCACTGTAGCTCTCGCAAGCGTGCTGCAGGTGTTGAACGAGCTTGGCATACGGATCTACGCAGACCTGCCAGAGTGA
- a CDS encoding DNA adenine methylase, translating into MINLMPPHQTYIESHLGAGAVLRHKKPAARNIGVDVDPAVHGAWAGHSVEGLELVQGDASGYLSSFNYDGTELIYADPPYLAQTRRRSKIYRFEYDHAQHEQLLSTLSNVPCNVMISGYDSALYNEALQGWRKVTFMAKTHTDVREECVWMNYAAPDELHDSRYLGDTFRERQTIARRQSRLRDRVAAMDP; encoded by the coding sequence TTGATCAACCTGATGCCTCCGCATCAGACCTACATCGAGTCGCACTTGGGTGCGGGCGCTGTCCTGCGTCACAAGAAACCTGCGGCGCGCAATATTGGCGTGGACGTCGATCCCGCCGTCCATGGCGCCTGGGCGGGTCATTCAGTTGAAGGCCTTGAACTCGTTCAGGGTGATGCTTCGGGCTACCTAAGCAGTTTCAACTACGACGGTACCGAGCTGATCTATGCTGATCCTCCGTATCTCGCTCAGACGCGGCGTCGCTCCAAGATTTACCGGTTCGAGTATGACCATGCCCAACACGAGCAATTGCTGTCCACGCTGAGCAACGTGCCGTGCAACGTGATGATCTCCGGCTACGACAGTGCTCTCTACAACGAAGCGCTCCAAGGATGGAGGAAGGTAACGTTTATGGCCAAGACGCATACGGATGTCAGGGAGGAATGTGTATGGATGAACTACGCTGCCCCTGACGAGCTTCACGACAGCCGTTATCTGGGTGATACCTTCCGCGAGCGGCAGACCATTGCCCGGCGCCAATCCCGGCTTCGCGATCGTGTAGCGGCGATGGATCCGTAG
- a CDS encoding PfkB family carbohydrate kinase, with product MISIAGGVYYEQCMCPTWQELFGSGGRAATAIARLGGTVSLATYTDDAAGSVLRLRAALEGFSLESHAIDRSLQFRYTHGLSKPSIDPIPKSQQSLQVTARNVVRFGFMEGDCIVDAYQAVYDPQSSSNPAPFRENGSKAERLALILNRSEAQALHGSSTLSAAYLARALSQSQHAEIVIIKMGPAGALLFHEDRIHAIPSFVTPKVWKVGSGDVFVATFAYFWLEEALTPLEAATLASRATAFYCESQGFASKAGLSTYTPSAASMPKKSRGGRAPLVYLAGPFFSLSQLWLVEEARGQLLEMGLNVFSPVHDVGHGPAEDVVHKDIEAIHACDLMLAIGDGLDAGTIYEIGYARALKKPVIMYVENESEEDQKMMAGSGCTITDDFVTAIYQTAWKAAEL from the coding sequence ATGATCAGCATAGCCGGTGGTGTTTATTACGAGCAGTGCATGTGCCCCACGTGGCAGGAGCTATTTGGCTCGGGCGGGCGAGCCGCTACGGCGATCGCGCGCCTGGGAGGGACGGTCAGCCTCGCAACCTATACCGACGACGCGGCGGGGTCGGTGCTTCGCCTGAGAGCGGCGTTGGAGGGTTTCTCCCTGGAATCGCATGCCATTGATCGAAGTCTGCAATTCCGCTACACCCACGGATTGTCCAAGCCTTCAATCGACCCCATCCCGAAGAGCCAGCAAAGCCTGCAGGTCACGGCTAGGAATGTCGTGCGCTTCGGCTTTATGGAGGGTGACTGCATCGTCGACGCTTACCAGGCAGTTTACGACCCTCAAAGCTCAAGCAACCCGGCGCCGTTCCGCGAGAATGGCTCCAAAGCTGAGCGGTTGGCACTCATCCTGAACAGAAGCGAGGCGCAAGCGCTGCATGGCAGTAGCACCTTAAGCGCGGCTTATCTGGCGCGCGCCTTATCCCAGTCTCAGCATGCCGAAATCGTCATCATCAAGATGGGCCCAGCCGGTGCGCTCCTGTTCCATGAGGATCGCATCCACGCTATCCCCTCTTTCGTGACGCCAAAGGTCTGGAAGGTGGGCTCAGGTGACGTGTTCGTCGCTACCTTTGCGTATTTCTGGCTTGAGGAGGCGCTGACTCCACTGGAAGCGGCAACACTCGCATCAAGGGCTACCGCTTTCTATTGTGAATCGCAGGGCTTCGCTTCAAAAGCCGGACTCAGCACTTACACCCCAAGTGCAGCCAGCATGCCTAAAAAGTCGAGGGGCGGAAGAGCGCCCCTGGTATATCTGGCAGGCCCCTTCTTCTCGCTGTCCCAGCTTTGGCTCGTTGAAGAAGCGCGCGGCCAGCTTCTGGAGATGGGGCTGAACGTATTCTCCCCGGTACACGACGTGGGCCATGGGCCGGCAGAGGATGTCGTGCACAAGGATATTGAAGCCATTCACGCATGCGACCTGATGCTCGCGATAGGTGACGGCCTCGACGCTGGCACGATCTACGAGATTGGCTACGCACGAGCACTCAAGAAGCCCGTCATCATGTACGTGGAAAATGAGTCTGAGGAAGATCAAAAAATGATGGCCGGCTCAGGCTGCACCATCACGGACGATTTCGTGACAGCCATTTACCAAACCGCCTGGAAGGCAGCAGAACTATGA
- a CDS encoding 7-cyano-7-deazaguanine synthase — translation MKRALLLSGGMDSLALAWWLRPEIGITLNYGQLAAEAEISASSTVCKQLGIEHHVLSIDCRSVGSGDMAGGKADAHAPASDWWPYRNQMLVTLAAMKAIGLGVNKLYLGTVKSDGSHRDGTPEFVAALNQLMVIQEGEMSIEAPAIGLSTTELVKTAGVPASMLAWAHSCHKSNVPCGTAEVASSTLRSGTSSNMDRINLSSPTVRASPGHYLPFTWPEGDFHSLPDVAHVGDKGILDLLDHRRTRRSFSALDEGQLGQLLWRCARTQGIAESNYGFDLELRPAPSAGAIHPIHILVHLPGTLNWRRYDSRRHGLIELPGSGEALAELVAQCHMTLPAEQATRLLLVAEAGKTGAKYANGESLIWRDAGALLAIMAVIAEALGYAFCPLGITGEPWASRIAPSGVLTGVGVALVGGPAT, via the coding sequence ATGAAGCGGGCTCTTCTCCTCTCAGGTGGCATGGACTCGCTCGCATTGGCGTGGTGGTTACGTCCCGAGATCGGTATCACCTTAAATTATGGACAACTGGCCGCAGAGGCTGAGATCTCCGCCTCCAGCACCGTCTGCAAGCAGCTGGGTATTGAGCATCACGTCCTCTCGATCGACTGCCGCTCCGTCGGCTCTGGTGATATGGCCGGGGGCAAAGCAGATGCTCACGCACCTGCCAGTGATTGGTGGCCCTACCGCAACCAGATGCTCGTCACGCTGGCGGCGATGAAGGCAATCGGCCTGGGCGTAAACAAGCTCTACCTGGGTACCGTGAAATCCGATGGATCTCACCGCGACGGCACCCCAGAGTTTGTGGCTGCCCTCAATCAGTTGATGGTCATCCAAGAGGGTGAGATGAGCATTGAAGCGCCTGCTATCGGATTGAGCACCACCGAGCTGGTGAAGACTGCTGGGGTTCCAGCTTCCATGTTGGCTTGGGCCCACAGCTGCCACAAATCCAACGTGCCTTGCGGAACTGCCGAGGTTGCTTCAAGTACTTTGAGGTCTGGCACGAGCTCGAACATGGACAGGATCAACCTCAGTAGCCCTACGGTAAGAGCTTCGCCGGGGCACTATCTGCCTTTCACCTGGCCCGAGGGCGACTTCCATTCGCTGCCCGACGTGGCGCATGTCGGCGACAAAGGCATCCTTGACCTCCTCGATCACAGGCGCACCCGGCGCAGCTTCAGTGCGCTGGATGAAGGGCAACTGGGCCAGTTACTGTGGCGCTGTGCGCGAACTCAGGGCATAGCCGAGTCGAACTACGGCTTCGACCTTGAACTGCGACCAGCGCCCTCTGCCGGCGCTATACACCCCATCCATATCCTGGTTCACCTTCCAGGAACGTTGAATTGGCGTCGCTATGACAGTCGCCGTCACGGCCTCATCGAACTACCGGGATCCGGCGAGGCCCTCGCAGAATTGGTCGCGCAGTGCCATATGACCCTACCTGCCGAGCAGGCCACACGCTTGCTTCTGGTGGCAGAAGCCGGGAAGACGGGAGCGAAATATGCGAATGGTGAGAGCCTGATCTGGCGAGACGCCGGAGCACTCCTGGCGATCATGGCAGTGATTGCTGAAGCCTTGGGCTATGCGTTCTGTCCGCTGGGCATCACGGGAGAACCTTGGGCCAGCCGAATTGCCCCTTCCGGCGTGCTAACGGGCGTGGGCGTTGCGCTGGTCGGTGGGCCGGCCACGTAG
- a CDS encoding HEPN domain-containing protein — translation MIQALDFSHEFEFNVEVYHDDHGIFGEGRLTFGGGLICIQLEHNYDHKITHIAPSTLKARAKDRQHFTLFNCEIANSQIYANYIACGDINSKADSLQVKYADISDWFMHGQYLDGKLGESLTWKNPTPQLSVEIKTNEEDFTLNTETFSSLERRGENHVIHEHIRFTFERPSGTFAIEEVRDKAFELSTLLSILTATPVSIESVWGRFNSKYSVPIYFPSFKKIGSRFSSGAYWLSCLALRDLLDDNWQSIFERFYASPYRKSTWVRLAGMQRYEGFWEFKILGYVSLLDEYVSTSATIANCKSTKAESKKVTELKEKIKQLSNPLNEDQIEEVQLLIDTIFLASRDLTFLEKYELARSSTNEDILKVINLTDNDFRLIKRIRDKVAHGVTPDLQDTSYQELHLIIEKIALLITYWAHIDLGLSPSDFATFLKRTHNQLQFNPALDKAHLDRITNSAEFINVPEGLFEKFTSGEYSIINACFTENADNELRYSAAHKSMYDNWINDHSRSSNRVIDAFGADSVRVRSLVSLYLECADKHIQLHMAYIIKDA, via the coding sequence ATGATACAAGCCCTAGACTTCTCTCACGAATTTGAATTCAATGTCGAAGTTTATCACGATGACCACGGGATCTTCGGCGAGGGGCGACTAACTTTTGGAGGAGGCCTAATCTGCATCCAACTGGAGCACAACTATGATCACAAGATCACTCACATAGCGCCTTCAACTCTGAAGGCGAGAGCAAAAGACAGGCAGCACTTCACCTTATTTAATTGCGAAATAGCAAATAGCCAGATCTATGCAAACTACATCGCATGCGGAGATATAAACTCTAAAGCAGACAGCCTCCAGGTTAAATACGCAGATATTTCAGACTGGTTCATGCATGGCCAATATCTAGATGGAAAGCTCGGTGAGAGTCTAACCTGGAAAAATCCAACACCCCAGCTATCGGTAGAAATCAAAACAAACGAAGAAGACTTCACCCTTAATACCGAAACATTCAGCAGTCTAGAAAGGCGCGGTGAAAACCATGTCATACATGAACACATCCGCTTTACATTTGAGCGACCTAGCGGCACGTTTGCAATCGAGGAGGTAAGAGATAAAGCATTCGAGCTATCGACTTTATTATCCATACTGACTGCGACGCCTGTATCCATCGAAAGTGTGTGGGGCAGATTTAACTCAAAATATTCCGTACCTATCTACTTTCCATCCTTTAAAAAAATCGGCAGTAGGTTTTCAAGCGGAGCTTACTGGCTAAGCTGTTTGGCGCTACGAGACCTTCTGGATGATAACTGGCAGTCGATATTCGAGCGGTTCTACGCCTCCCCTTATCGAAAATCGACATGGGTTCGTCTTGCAGGCATGCAGCGCTATGAGGGATTTTGGGAGTTCAAAATCCTTGGCTATGTTAGCCTGCTGGACGAGTACGTCAGCACTTCTGCAACTATCGCGAATTGCAAATCAACAAAGGCTGAGAGCAAGAAAGTAACAGAACTGAAAGAAAAAATAAAACAACTATCAAATCCATTAAACGAAGACCAGATTGAAGAAGTGCAATTATTGATTGATACGATTTTCTTAGCATCGCGAGACCTTACATTCCTGGAGAAATACGAACTCGCGAGAAGCAGCACAAACGAAGACATCCTTAAAGTCATCAACTTAACCGATAACGACTTCAGGCTCATCAAGCGAATCAGGGATAAAGTTGCACACGGTGTCACTCCTGACTTGCAGGACACATCCTATCAAGAACTTCATCTCATCATTGAAAAAATCGCACTACTAATAACTTACTGGGCGCACATCGACCTTGGCCTTTCACCTTCCGACTTTGCAACATTCTTAAAACGCACGCACAACCAACTCCAATTCAACCCAGCATTAGACAAAGCCCATCTCGACCGCATAACAAACTCGGCAGAGTTTATTAATGTACCTGAAGGTCTTTTTGAGAAATTTACCTCTGGCGAGTATTCAATCATCAACGCGTGCTTCACTGAGAACGCCGATAATGAGCTGAGATATTCCGCAGCGCACAAATCAATGTACGACAACTGGATTAATGATCATTCTCGAAGCAGCAACCGGGTAATTGATGCCTTCGGAGCCGACTCCGTGCGAGTGAGATCACTAGTGAGTTTGTATCTAGAGTGCGCTGACAAGCACATTCAATTACACATGGCCTATATCATTAAGGACGCGTGA